From the Rhodococcus sp. NBC_00297 genome, one window contains:
- a CDS encoding glutathione peroxidase, translating to MTETSAYDFTATTIDGEPVDLAAYKGKPLLIVNTASQCGFTPQYEGLEVLNKTYGPQGLVVLGFPCDQFGHQEPGDADEIKNFCSLRYDVTFPMHEKIEVNGDGAHPLYKWLRDQKSGVLGSRIKWNFTKFLIDADGKVVDRFGPTTKPEKLAKPIEKVLAKG from the coding sequence GTGACCGAGACCAGTGCATACGACTTCACCGCCACGACCATCGACGGCGAGCCCGTCGACCTCGCCGCCTACAAGGGCAAGCCGCTCCTCATCGTCAACACCGCTTCGCAGTGCGGATTCACGCCGCAGTACGAGGGCCTCGAGGTGCTGAACAAGACGTACGGGCCGCAGGGGCTGGTGGTTCTCGGCTTCCCGTGCGATCAGTTCGGGCACCAGGAGCCCGGCGACGCCGACGAGATCAAGAACTTCTGCTCGCTGCGGTACGACGTCACGTTCCCGATGCACGAGAAGATCGAGGTGAACGGCGACGGCGCGCACCCGCTCTACAAGTGGCTGCGCGACCAGAAGTCGGGCGTGCTGGGCAGCCGCATCAAGTGGAACTTCACCAAGTTCCTCATCGACGCCGACGGCAAGGTGGTCGACCGTTTCGGGCCGACCACCAAGCCGGAGAAGCTCGCTAAGCCCATCGAGAAAGTTCTCGCGAAGGGCTGA